One Primulina eburnea isolate SZY01 unplaced genomic scaffold, ASM2296580v1 ctg291_ERROPOS436017, whole genome shotgun sequence genomic window carries:
- the LOC140820928 gene encoding transcription factor bHLH30-like, whose protein sequence is MPVAQSSVLDGEKGELTNSLGRMAKNNGVSEAKSMAALKNHREAERRRREKINVHLATLRGLVPCNEKMDKAALLAQVINQVKQLKKTATEASEGLHLPMDTNEVNIEKLEGSDGSFLLRTSLCCEYRPDLLSDLRKTIKNLPFHLTKCEISTLGGRVKAVFFLDITKESAANSAENLELMTNSVRSTLSSILDKVSASAEYEQQLVFPQKRQRVSYLDSSCSSS, encoded by the exons ATGCCAGTTGCGCAATCATCGGTGTTGGATGGTGAGAAGGGGGAGTTAACGAATTCTTTAGGGAGAATGGCGAAGAATAATGGAGTTTCTGAGGCAAAATCTATGGCTGCTTTAAAGAACCATAGAGAAGCAGAGAGGAGGAGGAGAGAAAAAATCAACGTGCATCTGGCCACCCTTCGAGGTCTGGTACCTTGCAATGAAAAG ATGGATAAAGCCGCTCTACTAGCTCAAGTAATCAACCAAGTGAAACAGTTGAAGAAAACTGCAACAGAAGCCAGCGAAGGCTTACACCTACCAATGGACACGAATGAAGTAAACATTGAGAAACTTGAGGGAAGTGACGGTTCATTCTTGCTGAGAACTTCTCTTTGCTGTGAGTACAGGCCCGATCTCCTGTCTGATTTAAGAAAAACTATCAAGAATCTTCCTTTCCATTTAACAAAATGTGAGATTTCAACCTTGGGAGGTCGTGTAAAGGCCGTATTCTTCCTCGATATTACCAAAGAAAGTGCTGCCAACAGTGCCGAAAATCTAGAACTCATGACGAACTCAGTTCGTTCAACTTTGAGTAGCATTCTTGACAAGGTCTCAGCCTCGGCAGAATACGAGCAACAGTTGGTATTTCCTCAGAAGAGGCAAAGGGTTTCGTACTTGGATTCTTCGTGCTCTTCTTCATGA